One genomic window of Marinobacter adhaerens HP15 includes the following:
- the ctaD gene encoding cytochrome c oxidase subunit I, whose amino-acid sequence MSAVADTHAQDHHHGPAKGISRWLLTTNHKDIGTMYLIFSFAMFLLGGSMAMVIRAELFQPGLQIVQPEFFNQMTTMHGLIMVFGAVMPAFVGLANWMLPLMIGAPDMALPRMNNWSFWLLPCAFLILVSTLFMEGGGPNFGWTFYAPLSTTYGPPSTTFFIFAVHIMGISSIMGAINVIATILNLRAPGMTLMKMPLFVWTWLITAFLLIAVMPVLAGVVTMMLMDINFGTSFFDASGGGDPVLFQHVFWFFGHPEVYIMILPAFGAVSHIIPAFSRKPLFGYASMVYAVGAIALLSFVVWAHHMFTVGIPIVGQLFFMYATMLIAVPTGVKVFNWVATMFRGSLTFEAPMLFAVAFVILFTIGGFSGLMLAIAPADFQYHDTYFVVAHFHYVLVPGAIFGIFASAYFWLPKWTGHMYDETLAKTHFWLSFVGMNLAFFPMHFLGLAGMPRRIPDYALQFADFNMVSSVGAFMFGATQLLFLFIVVKCIRGGKEAAAKPWDGAEGLEWTVPSPAPYHTFSTPPEVK is encoded by the coding sequence ATGAGTGCGGTTGCAGATACCCACGCCCAGGATCATCATCACGGCCCGGCAAAAGGCATCAGCCGCTGGCTGCTGACCACGAACCACAAGGATATCGGGACCATGTACCTGATATTCAGCTTTGCCATGTTCCTGTTGGGCGGGAGCATGGCCATGGTCATCCGGGCAGAACTCTTCCAGCCCGGGCTGCAAATCGTGCAGCCGGAATTCTTCAACCAGATGACCACGATGCATGGTCTGATCATGGTCTTTGGTGCGGTCATGCCGGCGTTTGTCGGCCTTGCCAACTGGATGCTGCCGCTGATGATCGGGGCCCCCGACATGGCGCTGCCCCGGATGAACAACTGGAGCTTCTGGTTGCTGCCCTGCGCCTTCCTGATTCTGGTTTCCACCCTGTTCATGGAAGGCGGCGGTCCCAACTTCGGCTGGACCTTCTACGCGCCCCTGTCCACAACCTACGGGCCGCCGAGCACGACCTTCTTCATCTTCGCGGTCCACATCATGGGTATCTCGTCGATCATGGGCGCGATCAACGTTATCGCTACCATCCTGAACCTCCGGGCGCCGGGCATGACCCTGATGAAGATGCCCCTGTTTGTCTGGACCTGGCTGATTACGGCGTTCCTGCTGATTGCGGTGATGCCGGTCCTGGCCGGTGTGGTGACCATGATGCTGATGGACATCAACTTCGGCACCAGCTTCTTTGACGCCTCCGGCGGCGGCGATCCGGTACTGTTCCAGCACGTGTTCTGGTTCTTCGGGCACCCGGAGGTATACATCATGATCCTCCCCGCCTTCGGGGCGGTCTCCCATATCATTCCGGCATTTTCCCGCAAACCCCTGTTTGGCTATGCCTCCATGGTCTATGCGGTCGGTGCCATTGCCCTGCTGTCTTTCGTGGTCTGGGCACACCACATGTTCACCGTTGGTATTCCCATCGTTGGCCAGCTGTTCTTCATGTACGCCACCATGCTGATTGCGGTGCCCACCGGGGTGAAGGTGTTCAACTGGGTGGCCACCATGTTCCGGGGTTCTCTCACCTTTGAGGCGCCCATGCTGTTTGCCGTGGCCTTCGTGATCCTGTTCACCATTGGAGGTTTTTCCGGTCTGATGCTGGCCATCGCGCCGGCTGACTTCCAGTACCACGATACCTATTTCGTGGTTGCCCACTTCCACTATGTGCTGGTGCCGGGTGCCATCTTCGGGATCTTCGCTTCGGCTTACTTCTGGCTGCCCAAGTGGACCGGGCACATGTATGACGAAACCCTGGCCAAGACCCATTTCTGGCTGTCTTTCGTTGGCATGAACCTGGCGTTCTTCCCGATGCACTTCCTGGGACTGGCAGGCATGCCACGCCGGATTCCGGATTACGCGCTGCAGTTCGCCGATTTCAACATGGTTTCCAGTGTGGGCGCATTCATGTTCGGTGCCACACAGCTGCTGTTCCTGTTTATCGTGGTCAAGTGCATCAGGGGTGGCAAAGAGGCGGCCGCCAAGCCCTGGGATGGTGCCGAAGGGCTTGAGTGGACCGTGCCCTCACCGGCGCCTTACCACACCTTCTCGACACCACCGGAAGTGAAGTAA
- a CDS encoding cytochrome c oxidase assembly protein, translated as MSNQQANKAGASRSTNRVVGWCLAGVVGMFAFGFAMVPLYDVFCEITGINGKTGGRYESTEVAEADMSRTVKVQFLASNGPGMTWKFRPVVRSVEVHPGEPTTVNFYAENPTAEPMVGQAVPSLAPSEGTLYFHKTECFCFNQQPLEAGESTEMPLIFIVDKDLPAHITKLTLSYTLYDQGKQPAVTQTSRKDTTTNDNG; from the coding sequence ATGTCGAACCAGCAGGCAAACAAGGCAGGCGCATCCCGCAGCACCAACCGTGTTGTGGGTTGGTGCCTGGCCGGGGTAGTTGGCATGTTTGCCTTCGGCTTTGCCATGGTGCCTCTCTACGACGTGTTCTGTGAGATTACCGGGATAAACGGCAAAACCGGCGGGCGATACGAGTCCACCGAGGTGGCCGAAGCTGACATGAGCCGGACGGTAAAAGTTCAGTTTCTTGCGTCCAATGGACCGGGAATGACCTGGAAGTTTCGCCCGGTTGTGCGCTCCGTGGAAGTACATCCCGGAGAGCCGACGACGGTGAACTTCTATGCCGAGAACCCCACGGCCGAGCCGATGGTCGGGCAGGCGGTTCCCAGCCTTGCGCCCTCGGAAGGCACGCTCTACTTCCACAAGACCGAGTGCTTCTGCTTCAACCAGCAACCGCTTGAAGCCGGCGAAAGCACTGAAATGCCCCTGATTTTTATCGTCGATAAAGACCTGCCGGCGCACATCACGAAACTCACCCTGTCCTATACGCTTTACGATCAGGGCAAGCAGCCGGCGGTAACGCAAACTTCCCGGAAAGACACAACAACAAACGATAACGGATAA
- a CDS encoding cytochrome c oxidase subunit 3, which produces MAENQTYYVPEQSKWPIIATVGLGVTLYGVAAIMVNGKQGESTTGAWIMFMIGAIIMAYMLFGWFGNVIKESRAGLYSPQMDRSFRWGMSWFIFSEVMFFAAFFGALFYVRVFAVPWLGGEGDRGSSNMLWEGFQSSWPLINNPSPEAYPGPKEVISAWGLPLMNTILLVTSSFTVTVAHHALKAGNRAKTKLWLALTIALAIVFVFVQGYEYMHAYQDLDLTLQSGIYGSTFFMLTGFHGAHVILGSLMLIIMLIRINKGHFTADNHFGFEAAAWYWHFVDVVWLGLFVFVYIL; this is translated from the coding sequence ATGGCGGAAAACCAGACCTACTACGTTCCGGAACAGAGCAAGTGGCCCATCATTGCGACGGTTGGCCTCGGCGTGACCCTCTATGGGGTTGCGGCCATCATGGTCAACGGCAAGCAGGGCGAGAGCACCACCGGTGCCTGGATCATGTTCATGATTGGCGCCATCATCATGGCGTACATGTTGTTCGGTTGGTTCGGGAACGTCATCAAGGAAAGCCGGGCCGGGCTTTACAGTCCGCAGATGGATCGTTCTTTCCGCTGGGGCATGAGCTGGTTTATTTTCTCGGAAGTGATGTTCTTCGCCGCGTTTTTCGGGGCCCTGTTCTACGTTCGGGTTTTCGCTGTGCCCTGGCTGGGTGGCGAGGGCGACCGGGGTTCCTCCAACATGCTGTGGGAAGGCTTTCAGTCGAGCTGGCCCCTCATCAATAATCCTAGCCCGGAGGCCTACCCCGGACCCAAAGAGGTCATCAGTGCCTGGGGCTTGCCGTTAATGAATACCATTCTGCTGGTGACATCTTCCTTCACGGTAACCGTGGCTCACCATGCCCTGAAGGCGGGCAATCGGGCGAAAACCAAGCTCTGGCTCGCCCTTACCATTGCGCTGGCCATCGTATTCGTGTTTGTCCAGGGCTACGAGTACATGCACGCCTATCAGGACCTCGACCTGACCCTGCAATCCGGGATCTACGGCAGCACCTTCTTCATGCTGACAGGCTTCCACGGGGCACATGTGATTCTCGGGTCACTGATGCTGATCATCATGCTGATTCGCATAAACAAAGGCCACTTCACGGCCGATAATCACTTCGGGTTTGAAGCGGCGGCCTGGTACTGGCACTTTGTGGACGTGGTGTGGCTTGGTCTCTTTGTCTTTGTCTACATTCTCTGA
- a CDS encoding twin transmembrane helix small protein, with the protein MLKGFIIFLMLAVVVSLFSGLFFLIKDGGKTNRVVNSLAVRVTLSILLLAVILIALWQGALTLNPTP; encoded by the coding sequence ATGCTCAAGGGCTTTATCATTTTTTTGATGCTTGCCGTCGTGGTGAGTCTGTTCAGTGGCCTGTTCTTTCTCATCAAGGATGGCGGCAAAACCAACCGGGTGGTGAACTCCCTGGCGGTTCGGGTCACACTCAGCATACTGCTCCTGGCGGTCATTCTGATTGCTCTGTGGCAGGGCGCCCTGACATTGAACCCGACGCCCTGA
- a CDS encoding SURF1 family protein, with protein sequence MSDSQGQHRQWHFDWRLLVFSGVFLPILIGLGVWQLNRAEEKQLLLNQWQQEAENRAWQDMVSGDLTRGRPLTLTGMYGSRNWLLDNRTRDGIPGYEVLTEFRPLEGPPVVVNRGWVQAPRTRDQLPQLETPEGIFTLEGRLSDYPVPPVLVDQPEAGGPWPRRVQSLSGEAARKEIPDLPDKIVRLSGNRQPGAYRADWEPDLMGPQTHYGYATQWFALAVALTILTIVASYRKTGANNDNDNG encoded by the coding sequence ATGTCTGATTCGCAGGGCCAACACCGTCAATGGCACTTTGACTGGCGATTGCTGGTGTTCAGCGGCGTCTTCCTGCCCATACTTATCGGCCTCGGTGTCTGGCAGCTGAATCGGGCGGAAGAAAAACAGCTTCTCCTGAACCAGTGGCAGCAGGAAGCGGAAAACCGGGCCTGGCAGGACATGGTGTCCGGTGATCTGACCCGTGGTCGGCCTCTGACACTGACCGGGATGTACGGAAGCCGAAACTGGCTGCTGGATAACCGGACCCGTGATGGCATCCCGGGTTATGAAGTCCTGACAGAGTTTCGTCCTCTGGAAGGGCCGCCGGTGGTGGTTAATCGCGGTTGGGTTCAGGCGCCGAGAACCCGGGATCAGCTCCCGCAGCTGGAAACGCCGGAAGGGATTTTTACCCTGGAAGGACGACTCAGTGACTATCCGGTGCCGCCGGTGCTGGTGGATCAGCCAGAGGCAGGCGGTCCGTGGCCCCGGCGGGTACAGAGTCTGTCCGGAGAGGCCGCACGAAAGGAGATTCCGGATCTTCCCGACAAAATAGTAAGGCTTTCCGGCAATCGCCAGCCGGGAGCTTACCGGGCTGACTGGGAACCGGACCTGATGGGGCCACAAACCCATTACGGATATGCCACGCAATGGTTTGCGCTGGCCGTGGCGCTGACTATATTGACTATAGTGGCGAGTTACCGAAAGACAGGAGCCAATAATGACAATGACAATGGCTAA
- the cyoE gene encoding heme o synthase, giving the protein MSEQVEALPAQAIASDSRTTISWRDYLELTKPRVVALMILTSVIGMLLAAPGVPGWGVLVWGNLGIALLAGAAAVVNHVVDQKIDTVMARTRKRPVATGKISPVDAILFATILACVGMAVLMWQVNHLTAWLTLASLVGYAGVYTLFLKRATPQNITIGGLAGAMPPLLGWTAVTGQVEGHALLLVLIIFAWTPPHFWALAIHRKEEYAKAGIPMLPVTHGNKFTELHILLYTLMLLAVSLLPFVTGMSGGIYLVGALALGLRFLQYAVRLLKGDDRRVALNTFKYSITYLMALFVVLLVDHFVFF; this is encoded by the coding sequence ATGAGCGAGCAAGTGGAAGCACTGCCGGCCCAGGCAATTGCGAGCGACTCCAGAACAACCATTTCCTGGCGTGACTACCTGGAGCTGACCAAGCCCAGGGTTGTCGCGCTGATGATCCTCACATCGGTTATCGGGATGCTGCTGGCGGCGCCAGGCGTGCCCGGTTGGGGCGTGTTGGTCTGGGGCAATCTGGGTATCGCCCTGCTGGCCGGCGCGGCTGCGGTGGTCAACCATGTGGTAGACCAGAAAATTGACACCGTCATGGCTCGCACCCGCAAGCGCCCGGTGGCCACAGGCAAGATCTCGCCTGTGGATGCGATCCTGTTCGCAACGATACTCGCGTGTGTTGGTATGGCCGTGCTGATGTGGCAGGTGAACCACCTCACTGCCTGGCTGACCCTCGCCTCCCTGGTGGGTTACGCCGGTGTCTATACCCTGTTCCTCAAGCGTGCTACGCCCCAGAACATCACCATCGGTGGTCTTGCCGGAGCCATGCCACCGCTGTTGGGGTGGACCGCTGTGACCGGCCAGGTTGAGGGCCACGCTCTGCTGCTTGTGCTGATCATTTTCGCCTGGACCCCGCCGCATTTCTGGGCTCTGGCTATCCATCGCAAGGAAGAGTACGCCAAGGCGGGCATTCCCATGCTGCCGGTCACCCATGGCAACAAGTTCACCGAGCTGCACATCCTGCTCTACACCCTGATGTTGCTGGCAGTCAGTCTGCTACCTTTTGTCACAGGCATGTCCGGCGGTATCTACCTGGTGGGCGCCCTGGCCCTTGGCCTGCGCTTTCTGCAGTATGCGGTAAGGCTGTTGAAGGGTGACGATCGGCGGGTGGCCCTGAATACCTTCAAGTATTCCATCACTTACCTCATGGCCCTGTTTGTGGTATTGCTTGTGGATCATTTTGTATTCTTCTGA
- a CDS encoding SCO family protein codes for MKSSSSIRLTLFCLLLIVVLIFGLVVGRQVFLVGNEEPIPAPELTEFNTYVYDQPRQLTEFTLTDENGETVTRESLRGRWTIAFVGYTNCPDICPAAMANLRQTDKLLSKELPQPDYLLVSADPEHDTPEKLKAYTDFFGENFHGLTGDLDTLRELAKSLNAVFVHREVDDELLVDHSGHFALLNPDGELAAVIQPPHNPHNLAEAFERIYQWAKANRERVSS; via the coding sequence ATGAAAAGCTCCAGCTCTATTCGCCTTACCCTGTTCTGCCTTCTGCTAATCGTTGTTCTGATCTTTGGGCTGGTTGTCGGACGGCAGGTGTTCCTGGTGGGCAACGAGGAACCGATTCCGGCGCCGGAGCTGACGGAGTTCAATACGTATGTCTATGATCAGCCTCGGCAATTGACAGAGTTCACGCTGACGGATGAGAACGGTGAAACGGTCACACGGGAGAGTCTGAGGGGTCGCTGGACCATTGCATTCGTGGGCTACACCAATTGCCCGGATATTTGCCCGGCAGCCATGGCCAATTTGCGCCAGACCGACAAACTGCTGTCCAAGGAATTGCCCCAGCCTGACTATCTGCTGGTCAGCGCCGATCCGGAGCACGATACGCCGGAGAAACTCAAAGCCTACACGGACTTCTTCGGTGAAAATTTCCATGGTCTGACCGGAGATCTGGACACCCTGCGGGAACTGGCCAAAAGCCTGAACGCGGTGTTTGTCCATCGTGAGGTCGATGATGAGCTGCTGGTGGATCACAGCGGCCATTTTGCGCTGCTGAACCCCGACGGCGAACTTGCTGCTGTAATCCAGCCGCCCCATAATCCGCACAACCTGGCCGAGGCCTTTGAGCGGATTTACCAGTGGGCAAAGGCCAATCGTGAACGGGTGAGCTCCTGA
- the hrpB gene encoding ATP-dependent helicase HrpB: MLPIDAILPDLKAALERTTTVLLQAPPGAGKTTRVPAALLDAPWRGDGKILMLEPRRLAARSAARFMARQLNEQPGQTVGYRTRLDTRVSAATRIEVVTEGILTRLIQADPMLEEYAAVIFDEFHERSLQADLGLALVRESQQALREDLRLLVMSATLDTGPIAQVLGDVPVITSEGRAFPVDVHYRPLPRSGRMVDQVTAVVREALAEQSGSLLVFLPGVGEIRRVEQQLRANLPDRVMLAPLYGNLKSEQQDQAISPAPEGQRKVVLATAIAETSLTIEGVRVVIDCGQQRRAVFDPNSGMTRLVTGRVSRASAEQRKGRAGRMEPGVCYRLWSESEQFGLADYTPPEILEADLAPLVLELAQWGAREADAVAWIDKPPAAHWRQAVALLQWLDLLDSDGAITDHGKAARELGIHPRLAHMVLKGRSIGLGGAAAAVAALLEERDLLGPGTGADMHERVRVFFGERRDRTLDVARLKAVRQSARRLSGPGATEATPPTETEIGRLLALAYPDRIARRRSDKAARYQLSNGKGAVLREDDPLARHEWLVAAELDGQAREATIYLAAPVDIPDLELDLADHIKEIEEALWDDSQGKILARRARKLGELVLEEKPLGRVDPELVRQGLLSAIRKKGLESLPWSDGSRQWRARLRLLARTFPDSGWPDTDDAALLDNLEVWLGPFLVGMTRWSDLARIDLLAALNSLIDYPAQQQLQSLAPTHLTIPTGQRVSLDYTADNGPVLAAKLQALFGWKETPAVAGGRVPVVLHLLSPAQRPLAVTADLAGFWRNAYPEVRKDMRGRYPKHPWPEDPFTAEAQQGTKKRPTR; encoded by the coding sequence ATGCTCCCTATTGATGCCATTCTTCCAGACCTGAAAGCGGCCCTGGAACGCACGACTACCGTACTTCTGCAGGCTCCGCCCGGTGCCGGTAAAACCACCCGTGTGCCTGCCGCCCTTCTGGATGCGCCCTGGCGCGGTGACGGCAAGATCCTGATGCTGGAGCCCCGTCGGCTTGCAGCTCGCTCTGCCGCCCGTTTCATGGCCCGGCAACTCAATGAACAGCCCGGCCAGACGGTAGGCTATCGCACAAGGCTGGATACCCGTGTGTCTGCGGCCACCCGGATCGAAGTCGTGACCGAAGGCATCCTGACGCGGCTGATCCAGGCGGATCCGATGCTGGAGGAGTACGCGGCGGTCATCTTTGATGAGTTCCATGAGCGCTCTTTGCAGGCGGATCTGGGCCTGGCCCTGGTGCGGGAATCGCAGCAGGCGTTGCGGGAGGATCTGCGGTTGCTGGTGATGTCCGCAACCCTGGATACCGGGCCGATTGCGCAAGTGCTTGGAGACGTTCCCGTAATAACCAGTGAAGGACGGGCGTTTCCGGTCGATGTTCATTACCGGCCGTTGCCGCGCAGTGGCCGCATGGTGGATCAGGTTACCGCTGTGGTTCGGGAGGCATTGGCTGAACAAAGCGGCTCACTGCTGGTGTTTCTGCCCGGTGTGGGTGAGATACGTCGGGTTGAGCAACAGCTCCGTGCAAACCTGCCGGACCGGGTGATGCTTGCTCCGCTATACGGCAACCTGAAATCGGAGCAGCAGGACCAGGCAATCTCGCCGGCTCCCGAAGGCCAACGCAAGGTGGTGTTGGCTACGGCTATTGCCGAAACCAGCCTGACCATTGAAGGGGTTCGGGTTGTTATCGATTGTGGTCAGCAGCGTCGGGCCGTGTTTGATCCCAACAGTGGCATGACCCGCCTGGTTACTGGCCGGGTATCCAGGGCTTCTGCGGAACAGCGTAAAGGCCGGGCCGGCCGGATGGAGCCCGGGGTCTGTTATCGATTGTGGAGCGAATCGGAACAGTTCGGATTGGCCGATTACACGCCTCCCGAAATTCTGGAGGCCGATCTGGCACCCTTGGTGCTGGAATTGGCCCAGTGGGGCGCGCGGGAAGCCGATGCCGTCGCCTGGATTGATAAGCCCCCTGCCGCCCATTGGAGGCAGGCTGTGGCCCTCCTGCAGTGGCTCGATCTGCTCGATTCAGACGGAGCCATTACGGACCACGGCAAAGCGGCCCGGGAGCTGGGTATACACCCGCGACTGGCGCATATGGTGCTGAAAGGCCGTTCTATAGGGCTCGGAGGCGCGGCTGCGGCCGTGGCCGCCTTGTTGGAAGAGCGTGATCTCCTGGGCCCCGGAACTGGTGCGGACATGCACGAGCGGGTTCGGGTGTTCTTCGGGGAACGGCGGGATCGCACGCTGGATGTCGCTCGCCTGAAGGCTGTACGCCAGTCGGCCCGGCGTCTTTCCGGGCCCGGGGCGACTGAGGCAACACCGCCCACGGAGACCGAGATCGGCCGATTGCTTGCCCTGGCCTATCCGGACCGTATTGCCAGGCGGCGATCGGATAAGGCGGCAAGGTATCAGCTCAGTAATGGCAAAGGTGCGGTACTGAGAGAGGATGATCCCCTGGCCCGGCACGAGTGGCTGGTGGCGGCCGAGCTGGATGGCCAGGCCCGCGAAGCCACGATTTACCTGGCCGCGCCGGTGGACATTCCGGACCTGGAGCTCGACCTGGCTGACCACATAAAGGAGATCGAAGAGGCGCTGTGGGACGACAGCCAGGGTAAAATTCTGGCGCGACGTGCGCGAAAACTGGGTGAACTCGTGCTTGAGGAAAAGCCGCTTGGCCGGGTGGATCCGGAACTGGTCCGGCAGGGGCTGCTCAGTGCGATTCGGAAGAAGGGCCTGGAAAGCCTGCCCTGGAGTGATGGCAGTCGCCAGTGGCGTGCCCGATTGAGGTTGCTCGCCAGAACCTTCCCGGATTCCGGCTGGCCGGACACCGATGACGCGGCGCTACTGGATAATCTCGAGGTTTGGCTGGGCCCGTTTCTGGTCGGCATGACCCGATGGTCCGATCTGGCCCGGATCGACCTGCTGGCGGCCCTTAACAGCCTGATTGATTACCCGGCCCAGCAGCAACTTCAGAGTCTGGCGCCAACACACCTGACCATACCGACCGGCCAGCGGGTGAGTCTGGATTACACCGCCGACAATGGCCCGGTGTTGGCAGCCAAGCTCCAGGCGCTGTTTGGCTGGAAAGAAACCCCTGCCGTTGCCGGTGGGCGGGTACCGGTGGTGCTTCATCTGTTGTCCCCCGCGCAACGACCTCTGGCGGTCACCGCAGATCTGGCCGGTTTCTGGCGTAACGCCTACCCTGAGGTGCGCAAGGATATGCGTGGGCGGTATCCCAAGCATCCCTGGCCGGAAGATCCGTTTACCGCCGAGGCTCAGCAGGGCACGAAAAAACGCCCAACTCGCTGA